One part of the Fibrobacter sp. genome encodes these proteins:
- a CDS encoding nitroreductase family protein, with protein MKNRFVFAFVATLLCSTLCMAQVQKLPAPAKSLGKNVMEALWSRSSSTEFSDKMLSDQDLSNLLFAAIGVNRPSEGKITSPTARNFQEIRVFVFTAKGAFEYLNKENALKQVAKGDHRGLIADRQDWAKTAPVSLLIVADEKKFGSSDSHAKLAMGIDAGIVSENVNLFCAGAGLVTRPRMTMDIPAIKKLLKLSDQEAPLLNNPVGYAK; from the coding sequence ATGAAGAACAGGTTCGTTTTTGCGTTCGTGGCTACCCTGCTCTGCAGCACGCTTTGCATGGCGCAAGTCCAGAAGCTCCCCGCACCGGCCAAGTCGCTTGGCAAGAACGTGATGGAGGCGCTCTGGAGCCGCAGTTCCAGCACCGAGTTCAGCGACAAGATGCTGAGCGACCAGGATCTTTCCAACCTGCTCTTCGCGGCCATCGGGGTGAACCGCCCCTCCGAAGGGAAGATTACGTCCCCCACGGCGCGCAACTTCCAGGAAATACGCGTATTCGTCTTTACGGCCAAGGGCGCCTTTGAATACCTGAACAAGGAAAACGCCCTGAAGCAGGTGGCGAAGGGTGACCATCGCGGGCTGATTGCCGACCGTCAGGACTGGGCGAAGACCGCTCCGGTGAGCCTCCTGATTGTTGCCGACGAGAAGAAGTTCGGGAGCAGCGATTCGCATGCGAAGCTTGCCATGGGAATCGATGCGGGCATCGTGAGCGAGAACGTCAACCTGTTCTGCGCCGGCGCCGGCCTCGTTACCCGCCCGCGCATGACGATGGATATTCCCGCCATCAAGAAGCTGTTGAAGCTCTCCGACCAGGAGGCGCCTTTGCTGAACAATCCCGTGGGCTACGCCAAGTAA
- a CDS encoding radical SAM protein: protein MSIIPFNDGVFSFVTTNGCTAKCSHCLMNCKPGLKHKLNFEQMRKAIDQFTRKKNAHLVVFTGGESTLLGEDLLRAIRYATLKFLKTRLVTNAHWASSLERAQNYVKKLREVGLTEIDFSVDDYHEPFVPLDNIRNAWLASKGVGFDSVTLANSFGPKDKINPDFIREYLGEDLPEVSSTSSPDSVDLKRSEDGTFYNIHTSTLQKSGRAEDLDSEQFIGVENQELLDCACKWVVVEPVLSPLGHMWACCGIPADNIPILDLGDANKERIDTILKRASKDVLINALYYLGPYKLCKFVEEHSDIRFKRNFGGACEICSVLTGNKKAVEVLRANEKSLAAVVQAVRFLKEKGIPTGLLNKNTR from the coding sequence ATGAGCATCATTCCTTTTAACGATGGTGTTTTCAGTTTCGTTACAACCAATGGGTGCACTGCAAAGTGCTCCCATTGTTTAATGAACTGCAAACCTGGCTTAAAACATAAGCTCAACTTTGAGCAGATGCGAAAGGCGATTGACCAGTTTACTCGAAAAAAGAATGCACATCTTGTTGTTTTTACGGGGGGCGAGTCTACATTGTTGGGCGAGGACCTGCTCCGAGCCATTCGCTATGCTACGTTGAAGTTCCTAAAGACGCGTCTTGTTACAAATGCCCACTGGGCGTCGAGCTTGGAACGCGCGCAGAACTACGTCAAAAAACTCCGGGAGGTAGGCCTTACGGAAATTGACTTCAGCGTTGACGACTACCACGAGCCGTTTGTTCCGCTGGACAATATCCGGAACGCTTGGCTGGCGAGCAAGGGAGTCGGTTTCGATTCGGTTACCCTTGCGAACAGTTTTGGGCCAAAAGATAAGATTAATCCTGATTTCATACGGGAATATTTAGGTGAAGATCTTCCTGAAGTTAGTTCGACGAGTTCGCCGGATAGCGTGGATCTTAAGAGATCTGAGGATGGCACTTTTTATAACATCCATACCAGTACGCTTCAAAAAAGCGGCCGTGCCGAAGATCTGGATTCCGAACAGTTCATCGGTGTTGAAAATCAGGAATTGCTCGACTGCGCTTGTAAATGGGTCGTTGTCGAACCGGTCCTTTCGCCATTGGGCCATATGTGGGCGTGTTGCGGAATCCCTGCCGATAACATCCCGATTCTGGACCTTGGTGATGCCAACAAGGAACGTATCGATACCATTTTGAAAAGGGCTAGCAAGGATGTCCTGATAAACGCGCTGTACTATCTTGGGCCGTATAAACTCTGCAAGTTCGTTGAAGAACATAGCGACATCCGTTTCAAAAGAAATTTTGGCGGTGCGTGCGAAATTTGCAGTGTCTTGACTGGCAACAAGAAGGCTGTTGAGGTTTTGCGGGCAAACGAAAAGTCCTTGGCTGCAGTTGTTCAGGCTGTAAGGTTCCTTAAGGAAAAAGGTATCCCTACGGGCTTGCTGAACAAGAACACCCGGTAG
- a CDS encoding putative transporter: MTWLIDLFTKPSVGQQVVVIAFTAAVGLMVGKIKVKGIGLGGAGALFVGILLGHLGLRVEGNVLHFAQEFGLILFVYTIGMQVGPGFMDSIRRHGLVLNVLSGGIVLLGVLVTLCLYWFTDMHNNVPVLVGMLCGAVTNTPSLGAANSAFAAAGVDTSLTGIGYAVAYPFGVIGIILVMILVRIVFRQNPNKAAENYAADIAATAKEIESCSLTVDNRNLFGTQLKDIPNLISSGVVVTRLLRGNDIFTPNGKTVIEEGDKVHIVGMPDAVAAMEKIIGGRLDTPITKFASDTAKPIQVKTILVTNKKILGRTIGSLALAERYGVNVSRVVRSGFKFTGRLDLRIKFADKLMVVGPAEGIEAAAKELGNSLTALDHPEILPAFLGIFLGVVVGSIPIAIPGIPTPLKLGLAGGPLIVSILLSRKRKIGPLNFFMASSANLMLREFGLTLFLSCVGLNAGIKFFDVLLNGDGLYYMGLAALITFLPLAIMAVVGHLVFKVNYLSLCGVLAGATTDPPALAFANGQAESEAVNIGYASVYPLTMLLRILSGQVLAVLLIAA, encoded by the coding sequence ATGACTTGGCTAATCGACTTATTTACCAAGCCCTCGGTGGGGCAGCAGGTTGTGGTTATCGCTTTCACAGCCGCAGTTGGCCTCATGGTGGGTAAAATCAAGGTCAAGGGAATCGGCTTGGGCGGTGCGGGAGCGCTCTTCGTGGGCATCCTGCTCGGGCACCTCGGTCTCCGCGTTGAGGGCAACGTGCTTCATTTCGCGCAGGAGTTCGGCCTGATTCTCTTTGTCTATACAATCGGCATGCAGGTGGGCCCCGGATTCATGGATTCCATCCGCCGTCACGGTCTCGTTCTGAACGTCCTCTCGGGAGGAATCGTTCTGCTCGGCGTCCTGGTGACTCTCTGCCTCTACTGGTTTACAGATATGCATAACAACGTACCCGTGCTTGTGGGGATGCTCTGTGGCGCCGTCACGAACACGCCTTCCCTTGGCGCCGCCAATTCAGCCTTTGCCGCGGCCGGGGTGGACACGTCCCTTACGGGTATCGGGTACGCTGTTGCATATCCGTTCGGCGTCATCGGCATCATCCTCGTGATGATTCTCGTGCGCATCGTATTCAGGCAGAACCCGAACAAGGCTGCTGAAAATTACGCCGCGGACATCGCCGCTACGGCCAAGGAGATTGAATCCTGCAGCCTCACGGTTGACAACCGCAATCTCTTCGGTACGCAGTTGAAAGATATCCCGAACTTGATTTCGAGCGGTGTCGTGGTGACCCGCCTGCTGCGTGGCAACGACATCTTCACTCCGAACGGGAAGACGGTCATTGAGGAAGGCGACAAGGTGCATATCGTGGGCATGCCCGATGCGGTAGCCGCCATGGAGAAGATTATCGGCGGTAGGCTTGATACGCCCATCACCAAGTTCGCTTCCGACACGGCGAAGCCTATCCAGGTGAAGACGATTCTCGTGACGAACAAGAAGATTCTCGGGCGCACCATCGGTTCGCTCGCCCTCGCGGAACGCTACGGCGTGAACGTGAGTCGCGTGGTCCGCAGCGGGTTCAAGTTTACGGGTCGCCTGGATTTGCGTATCAAGTTTGCGGACAAGCTGATGGTCGTCGGCCCTGCCGAAGGTATTGAGGCTGCGGCGAAGGAGCTGGGCAACTCGCTCACGGCGCTCGACCATCCCGAAATCCTGCCTGCGTTTTTGGGTATATTCCTGGGTGTCGTCGTCGGTAGCATCCCTATCGCGATTCCCGGAATACCGACCCCGCTCAAGCTCGGTCTTGCCGGCGGTCCGCTGATCGTGTCCATCCTTCTCAGCCGCAAACGCAAGATAGGCCCGCTGAACTTCTTCATGGCGAGCAGCGCGAACCTCATGCTCCGTGAATTCGGCCTTACGCTCTTCCTCAGCTGCGTGGGCCTGAATGCGGGCATCAAGTTCTTCGACGTGCTCCTGAACGGTGATGGACTTTACTATATGGGCCTTGCCGCCCTCATCACGTTCCTGCCGCTCGCTATCATGGCCGTTGTGGGTCACCTGGTTTTCAAGGTAAACTACCTTTCGCTCTGCGGTGTGCTTGCGGGCGCGACTACCGACCCTCCCGCGCTTGCCTTCGCGAACGGCCAGGCCGAAAGCGAGGCCGTGAACATCGGGTACGCCTCTGTCTATCCGCTCACCATGCTGTTGCGCATCCTGAGCGGGCAGGTGCTCGCCGTTCTGCTGATTGCCGCCTGA
- a CDS encoding ATPase, T2SS/T4P/T4SS family, producing the protein MATEIESLLDYVVSVGGSELIVTEGAPSAVRLAGRVCVVPDAPAVEFGALREFLGAMEGDDGSMLCGPWAGVRWRVRYFREALGNAAVFRPLMAECPSFDSLGAPNSVMGLLGLSSGLVVFAGPACSGKTTTASAYVKAMCESGVLRVSLLDANAEIPISVGNSLVLKDSVGSVESRISQALRSGCDLIWLGDFKGDTLLPMLHAAEAGALVVCCVTAGNSAGVLDSLLSSVPAQDRDLCRTMLAAYLKSVVVQRLLPGASEESGAVPAWEMLFNTQNASTLIRSGEFFKLPSIIAASASEGMMLMDECIVELVKSGYVAREDAERYVSSTVRFG; encoded by the coding sequence ATGGCTACAGAAATTGAATCCCTTTTGGATTATGTTGTCAGTGTCGGCGGAAGCGAACTGATCGTTACCGAAGGCGCTCCTTCCGCTGTCCGCTTGGCGGGCCGCGTGTGCGTCGTTCCGGATGCTCCCGCTGTTGAGTTTGGCGCGTTGCGCGAATTTCTCGGTGCGATGGAAGGCGACGACGGCTCCATGCTTTGCGGGCCCTGGGCGGGTGTCAGGTGGCGTGTGCGCTACTTCCGCGAGGCCCTCGGAAACGCTGCCGTGTTCCGCCCGCTGATGGCGGAATGCCCGTCGTTCGATTCTTTGGGTGCGCCCAATTCCGTGATGGGACTTCTCGGCCTGAGTTCGGGCCTGGTCGTCTTCGCAGGCCCTGCGTGTTCCGGCAAGACGACAACTGCGTCGGCGTACGTGAAGGCCATGTGCGAATCCGGTGTCTTGCGCGTGAGCTTGCTCGACGCGAATGCTGAAATCCCCATTTCTGTCGGGAACAGCCTCGTGCTGAAGGATTCCGTCGGGTCCGTAGAATCCCGTATTTCGCAGGCGCTCCGCAGCGGCTGCGACCTTATATGGCTGGGCGATTTCAAGGGCGATACGCTCCTCCCGATGCTGCATGCCGCCGAGGCGGGCGCGTTGGTGGTCTGTTGCGTTACCGCGGGCAATTCCGCGGGCGTGTTGGATTCGCTCCTTTCTTCTGTCCCCGCGCAGGACCGCGACCTCTGCCGCACCATGCTTGCGGCCTACCTCAAGTCGGTGGTGGTGCAGCGCTTGCTGCCCGGTGCCTCTGAGGAGTCGGGTGCCGTCCCGGCGTGGGAAATGCTTTTCAATACACAAAATGCGTCTACGCTTATCCGTAGCGGTGAATTCTTCAAGTTGCCTTCCATTATTGCGGCGTCGGCCTCGGAAGGCATGATGCTCATGGACGAATGCATAGTGGAACTCGTGAAGTCTGGCTATGTCGCTCGTGAAGATGCGGAGAGGTATGTTTCGAGCACAGTTCGTTTTGGCTAG
- a CDS encoding ABC transporter ATP-binding protein, producing MGDSMIKIEHLHKTYRSGFLMKPKLALKDVSFSVEPGCVYGFIGPNGAGKSTTIKVLTGLLNFDSGTVLVNGLSPRDVNSRRFVGYSPEQPYFYDYLTGRELLRFYGKLVGLDGAELDKRIGWALELLHANKDWIDRRLRSYSKGMMQRVGIAQAILSKPKLLILDEPMSGLDPMGRRDVREAIMELNRDGVTIFYSSHLLSDVESISHKVAMIVDGKIVREGTVDEITESCGVEYHVRTRKAILESDLPQGISLAGHPMEFVCEDDAARDRLLGYCLSNGIAVEKMDHKRPSLEDILTEEIARADA from the coding sequence ATGGGCGATTCGATGATAAAGATTGAGCATTTGCACAAGACCTACCGCAGCGGGTTCTTGATGAAGCCGAAGCTTGCGCTCAAGGACGTGAGCTTCAGCGTGGAGCCGGGCTGTGTCTACGGGTTTATCGGGCCGAACGGTGCCGGAAAGTCTACGACCATCAAGGTATTGACGGGTCTTTTGAATTTCGATTCGGGTACGGTGCTCGTGAACGGCTTGAGCCCGCGTGACGTGAACAGCCGCCGGTTTGTCGGCTATTCTCCGGAGCAGCCGTACTTTTACGATTACCTCACCGGTCGCGAACTTTTGCGCTTTTACGGCAAGCTCGTCGGGCTCGACGGTGCCGAACTCGACAAGCGCATAGGCTGGGCGCTCGAACTTTTGCATGCGAACAAGGATTGGATCGACCGCCGTTTGCGTTCTTACTCCAAGGGCATGATGCAGCGCGTGGGGATTGCGCAGGCGATTCTTTCCAAGCCGAAGCTCTTGATTCTCGATGAGCCGATGAGCGGTCTCGACCCGATGGGCCGTCGCGACGTGCGCGAGGCCATCATGGAGCTCAACCGCGATGGTGTCACGATTTTCTATTCGAGCCACCTGCTCTCCGACGTGGAAAGTATCAGCCACAAGGTCGCGATGATCGTGGATGGCAAGATCGTGCGCGAAGGTACGGTGGACGAGATTACGGAATCGTGCGGGGTGGAATACCACGTGCGTACCCGCAAGGCGATTCTCGAAAGCGACTTACCGCAGGGAATTTCGCTTGCAGGGCACCCGATGGAATTCGTCTGCGAAGACGATGCCGCCCGTGACAGGTTGCTCGGCTATTGCCTCTCCAATGGAATCGCTGTCGAGAAGATGGACCACAAGCGTCCGAGCCTTGAAGATATTTTGACGGAGGAGATTGCCCGTGCAGACGCTTAA
- a CDS encoding LysR family transcriptional regulator: MELTHLKYFLEVARTEHVTQSAKTLCIVQPALTHALHKLEDELGVKLFKTQGRNIKLTDIGEYFYKKVKPLYEDIEALPAQLRAMESEQSATVNLNVLAASTFVTNAVILYKKNDPDLRFNLVQNEETTLYDICVRTYAKAPAIAKNEHDEENFICSENIYLAVPNTPLYKKRDTISLKELKETNFIGLYGSKQLRSICNEYCERIGFKTRIIFESDNALAVKDAIASGIGVGFWPEFSWGHVDRRRIRLLKITDTEFKRDIVITLRRNKQDNSRTEKFFRFLTKLIARSRRRR; the protein is encoded by the coding sequence ATGGAACTCACGCACCTCAAATACTTTTTGGAAGTCGCGCGTACCGAGCATGTGACGCAAAGCGCGAAGACCCTGTGCATCGTGCAGCCGGCGCTCACCCATGCCCTCCACAAGCTCGAAGACGAACTCGGCGTGAAGCTCTTCAAGACGCAGGGCCGAAACATCAAGCTCACCGATATCGGGGAATACTTCTACAAGAAAGTCAAGCCGCTCTACGAAGACATCGAGGCGCTACCCGCACAGCTGCGCGCCATGGAAAGCGAACAGTCCGCCACGGTGAACCTGAACGTGCTCGCCGCGTCGACGTTCGTGACCAACGCGGTTATCCTCTACAAGAAAAACGACCCCGACCTGCGATTCAACCTGGTGCAGAACGAGGAGACCACCCTGTACGACATCTGCGTGCGCACCTACGCGAAGGCGCCCGCCATAGCGAAAAACGAACACGACGAGGAGAACTTCATCTGCAGCGAGAACATCTACCTCGCCGTGCCCAACACGCCGCTGTACAAAAAGCGCGACACCATCAGTCTCAAGGAACTGAAGGAGACGAACTTCATCGGGCTTTACGGAAGCAAGCAGCTGCGCAGCATCTGCAACGAGTACTGCGAACGCATCGGGTTCAAGACGCGCATCATTTTCGAGAGCGACAACGCGCTCGCCGTGAAAGACGCCATCGCGAGCGGCATCGGAGTCGGGTTCTGGCCCGAATTTTCGTGGGGACATGTCGACAGGCGCAGAATCAGACTCCTGAAAATCACGGACACCGAATTCAAGCGCGATATCGTGATAACGCTACGCCGCAACAAGCAAGACAATTCCCGCACCGAAAAATTCTTCCGGTTCCTGACCAAGCTCATCGCGAGGAGCAGGAGGCGCAGGTAA
- a CDS encoding type IV pilus twitching motility protein PilT: protein MRNQYMAKVLVHNKVVTEDQVNAHWGEITETQDIGQVLVRAGILQPAMYDKVLAFVKNIEAKNGAPAPAAPAPAARPAAPAPAAPARPAAAPAKPAVQAKPSAPAPEPAAEPALQIEGNNIYGESSSSNMVVEKVSGLETTSISSIGISTESEAGDGEPDDGELPSRFAIVSGEGAAVMAPDTLLPKMSLKKIIAFARKFGATDIYLFADRQIMMRQSGVIFPATEQTVDKTRVAELLAEASEGFADGYKVVAGKNFSKTFGLPGVGRARISVTWDDVNPSVSIRVIQSESVSFDNLFLPPFCQSFANLTSGLVLVAGPSTSGRSTTVTTFAEMIAASRPCYIHTIERPIERLLKNPNGAIAQKEVGLHVKSGIAGIELAMRDGADVICFDHLESMEELSLLLQAANAGALVFAVTGGNNIHALLSKLLVSVPESNRNAFACTLADQLKGVIVQHLIPVVQNQGLVLAVEAMRVTSTVANMIRRCDLSQLVAAISSQKDQGVTLDDSLQKCVESGYIDGAEAWKRAYDSRRFAAYRPA from the coding sequence ATGAGAAACCAGTATATGGCGAAGGTCCTTGTCCACAACAAGGTGGTGACGGAGGACCAGGTGAACGCCCATTGGGGCGAGATTACGGAAACTCAGGATATTGGGCAGGTGCTCGTGAGGGCGGGAATCCTGCAACCGGCGATGTACGACAAGGTGCTCGCGTTCGTGAAGAACATCGAGGCGAAGAATGGCGCTCCCGCACCGGCCGCTCCTGCTCCTGCAGCAAGACCCGCCGCTCCTGCGCCAGCCGCTCCGGCAAGGCCTGCCGCTGCTCCGGCAAAACCTGCCGTGCAGGCTAAACCTTCCGCGCCGGCTCCCGAGCCTGCGGCCGAGCCCGCGCTCCAGATTGAGGGCAACAACATCTACGGCGAATCGTCTTCTTCGAACATGGTCGTCGAGAAGGTTTCGGGTCTCGAGACCACGAGCATTTCGAGCATCGGCATTTCTACGGAAAGCGAGGCCGGTGACGGCGAACCCGATGATGGCGAACTGCCTTCCCGTTTTGCGATTGTCTCGGGCGAAGGGGCTGCGGTCATGGCTCCCGATACGCTGCTCCCGAAGATGAGCTTGAAGAAGATCATCGCGTTCGCCCGCAAGTTCGGCGCGACGGACATCTACCTCTTTGCCGACCGCCAGATTATGATGCGCCAGTCGGGCGTGATATTCCCGGCGACCGAACAGACGGTCGACAAGACGCGCGTCGCGGAACTGCTCGCCGAAGCCTCCGAAGGTTTTGCCGACGGGTACAAGGTGGTCGCGGGCAAGAATTTCAGCAAGACGTTCGGCCTTCCCGGTGTAGGCCGTGCTAGGATTTCGGTCACGTGGGACGACGTGAACCCGAGCGTTTCTATCCGCGTTATTCAGAGCGAATCGGTCTCGTTCGACAACCTGTTCTTGCCGCCGTTCTGCCAGTCGTTTGCTAACCTTACGAGCGGACTCGTGCTTGTGGCCGGCCCCTCGACGAGCGGGCGCTCCACGACGGTCACGACGTTTGCCGAAATGATTGCGGCAAGCCGTCCGTGCTACATCCATACTATCGAGCGGCCTATCGAACGATTGCTCAAGAATCCGAACGGCGCGATTGCCCAGAAAGAAGTCGGGCTTCACGTGAAGAGCGGCATCGCGGGTATCGAACTTGCCATGCGCGACGGTGCCGATGTCATCTGCTTCGACCATCTGGAATCCATGGAAGAACTGAGCCTGCTTTTGCAGGCGGCGAATGCCGGCGCGCTCGTATTCGCGGTGACCGGCGGGAACAACATCCATGCGCTCCTTTCCAAGCTGCTGGTGTCCGTGCCCGAATCGAACCGCAACGCTTTTGCCTGCACGCTTGCCGACCAGCTGAAGGGAGTCATCGTGCAGCACCTGATTCCCGTGGTGCAGAACCAGGGCCTGGTGCTTGCGGTCGAGGCCATGCGCGTTACGTCTACGGTCGCGAACATGATTCGCCGTTGCGATCTCTCGCAGTTGGTGGCCGCTATCAGCAGCCAAAAGGACCAGGGCGTTACGCTGGACGATTCCCTGCAGAAGTGCGTGGAATCCGGTTATATCGATGGCGCGGAAGCCTGGAAACGTGCATACGACAGCCGTCGCTTTGCGGCGTACAGGCCGGCATAA
- a CDS encoding ABC transporter permease: MQTLKHIAIIAHNTFRESIRDKILYNIVFLAIALTLFSIVLGEWSVFDRAYVIKSTTLSVMSLSGLLISIFVGISLVQKEIQRRTVLTLLSKPISRVTFIVGKYFGLLAVVAVHLAILTCIFYVMLFVINADPTANLLLAIYLIFCEMAVVIAVALLFSSFSSTVLSALFTLGVYFAGHLSGELLEQVRFASRMGEMGDASTALFEKAAVVIHAIFPGLYRYNVTSYVVHGVALPDMYLFWNTVYAVGYVGVFLAIASWWFSRRDFL; this comes from the coding sequence GTGCAGACGCTTAAGCATATTGCCATTATTGCGCACAATACCTTCCGCGAGTCTATCCGCGACAAGATCCTCTACAACATAGTGTTCCTCGCGATCGCGCTTACGCTTTTCAGTATCGTGCTTGGTGAATGGTCGGTGTTCGACCGCGCCTACGTCATCAAGTCCACCACGCTTTCGGTGATGAGCCTTTCCGGGCTTTTGATTTCGATATTCGTGGGCATCAGCCTCGTGCAGAAAGAAATCCAGCGCCGTACGGTGCTCACCCTGCTTTCGAAGCCCATCAGCCGCGTGACCTTCATCGTGGGCAAGTACTTCGGGCTTTTGGCGGTGGTGGCGGTGCACCTCGCGATACTCACGTGCATTTTCTATGTGATGCTGTTCGTCATCAATGCCGACCCGACGGCGAACCTGTTGCTCGCTATCTACCTCATCTTCTGCGAGATGGCGGTGGTGATTGCGGTCGCGCTTTTGTTCAGCAGTTTCAGCAGTACGGTGCTTTCGGCCCTGTTTACGTTGGGCGTCTATTTTGCGGGACACCTGAGCGGCGAATTGCTGGAACAGGTGAGGTTCGCTAGCCGCATGGGCGAGATGGGTGACGCCTCGACGGCGCTCTTCGAGAAGGCTGCCGTCGTGATTCATGCGATTTTCCCGGGGCTCTACCGCTACAACGTGACAAGCTACGTTGTGCACGGGGTCGCACTCCCGGATATGTATTTGTTCTGGAACACCGTCTATGCAGTCGGTTACGTGGGGGTATTCCTCGCGATTGCTAGCTGGTGGTTTAGCCGGAGGGATTTCCTATGA
- a CDS encoding FISUMP domain-containing protein has translation MNLNFKTLALAAIALAFTACEQANTCNYDETAKTLSCPEKVYKTVSLAGKVWMAENMADYVPDNSICYGNDHANCEAMGRLYTWDAANNGLCPNGWTVPSQQDFKDAFGSATVEDLKKADGFKMVLAGFRYFDGKFADKDSSASFWTKDSYDDARAYLVRVTDTTITYEHFNKSIAASVRCVKE, from the coding sequence ATGAACCTCAATTTCAAAACCCTGGCCCTTGCCGCCATTGCCTTGGCCTTCACCGCCTGCGAACAGGCCAACACCTGCAACTACGACGAAACCGCAAAGACGCTTTCGTGCCCCGAGAAGGTCTACAAGACGGTGTCGCTCGCTGGCAAGGTCTGGATGGCGGAAAACATGGCGGACTATGTCCCCGACAACAGCATCTGCTACGGCAACGACCACGCCAACTGCGAAGCCATGGGCCGCCTCTACACGTGGGACGCTGCGAACAACGGCCTTTGCCCCAATGGCTGGACGGTTCCTTCGCAGCAGGATTTCAAGGACGCTTTCGGGAGTGCTACCGTGGAAGATCTCAAGAAGGCCGACGGATTCAAGATGGTGCTCGCCGGGTTCCGTTACTTCGACGGCAAGTTTGCCGACAAGGACTCGAGCGCTAGCTTCTGGACCAAGGATAGCTACGACGATGCGCGCGCCTATCTTGTCCGCGTAACCGATACGACAATCACCTACGAGCACTTCAACAAGAGCATTGCCGCCTCCGTTCGCTGCGTGAAGGAATAA